A window of Candidatus Methylomirabilota bacterium contains these coding sequences:
- a CDS encoding histidine kinase — MAEELVRDWMHRGVITCGPEMPVQAVADAMKAHDISALVVVDEAGDAIGVISRTDLVNARFVEPYLKHWRGLTAKHLMSAPVISVSDSTPIAEAAARLRDRKIHRLVVTERQDSHDKPIGILSVTDLAGKL; from the coding sequence ATGGCGGAGGAACTGGTCAGAGACTGGATGCACCGGGGTGTCATTACCTGCGGACCCGAGATGCCCGTCCAGGCGGTGGCCGACGCGATGAAGGCACACGACATCAGCGCCCTGGTGGTGGTGGACGAGGCGGGCGACGCCATCGGCGTCATCTCCCGCACCGACCTCGTCAACGCGCGATTCGTCGAGCCGTATCTGAAGCACTGGCGCGGGCTGACCGCCAAGCACCTGATGAGCGCCCCGGTCATCAGCGTATCGGACAGTACACCGATTGCCGAGGCGGCGGCGCGGCTGCGCGACCGGAAGATCCATCGGTTGGTGGTGACCGAGCGGCAGGACTCGCACGACAAGCCGATCGGTATCCTCTCGGTGACCGACCTGGCCGGGAAACTATGA